The following proteins come from a genomic window of Aequorivita marisscotiae:
- a CDS encoding T9SS type A sorting domain-containing protein, which translates to MMKKLQIYLVLLLVSVTMTQAQTFPTTSWSDLADTSWYDAGQDEFTLSTAETLAGLAQLVADGNSFAGKTILIGGDIDLDGNLWSPIGVEFNIPFSGTVNGNDYVISNLWVNMPTTGMAGLFGHTESASFSNLHLDTANVIGDDNTGALIANLYNNGSIENCSAINVDVTGQYTTGGLVGGFLTNSTITKSHAIGNVTGFAQVGGLAGTGWDNVTVAECYSEGTVTADALTGGLIGSFPFAFAGESVVDNSYSRANVVSLMDRAGGLIGNGDNALLIKNSYATGTVTAPDSAGAVIGLWGMINAENLYFDTETSGMTEGVGVVQGPPVTPDITALTTAEMKSTETVDLLNAGSTEAPWSIDSSVNDGYPVLNFVLGVENNSFDATAVKVYPTIFDTTFSVASTLGLQSYSIYSYTGALISKGILSNTVSTVNAANLSAGAYILKINTAEGTITKKIIKK; encoded by the coding sequence ATGATGAAAAAATTACAAATCTATTTAGTATTGCTTTTGGTATCTGTAACGATGACTCAAGCACAAACTTTCCCCACAACATCTTGGAGCGATCTTGCCGACACAAGTTGGTACGATGCCGGCCAAGACGAATTTACCCTCTCAACTGCCGAAACCTTGGCTGGCCTGGCACAATTGGTTGCCGATGGCAATTCATTTGCAGGTAAAACTATTTTAATTGGAGGCGATATAGACCTCGATGGCAATTTATGGAGCCCTATAGGTGTAGAATTCAATATTCCTTTTTCAGGTACTGTGAATGGTAACGATTACGTAATAAGCAATTTATGGGTAAATATGCCTACAACTGGAATGGCGGGTCTTTTTGGTCATACCGAGAGCGCTTCTTTTTCAAACTTGCATCTAGACACTGCCAATGTTATTGGCGATGATAATACAGGTGCTTTAATAGCAAACCTTTATAATAACGGTTCTATTGAAAACTGTAGCGCTATAAATGTAGATGTTACCGGACAATATACAACTGGCGGATTGGTTGGTGGATTTTTAACCAACTCTACTATTACTAAAAGTCACGCAATTGGTAATGTAACTGGTTTCGCACAAGTAGGAGGTTTAGCCGGTACAGGTTGGGACAATGTAACTGTTGCTGAATGTTATTCTGAAGGTACCGTAACTGCCGATGCATTGACAGGTGGATTAATTGGTTCTTTTCCATTTGCTTTTGCAGGCGAAAGTGTTGTAGACAATAGCTATTCTCGTGCTAATGTTGTTTCATTAATGGACCGTGCAGGGGGGTTAATTGGTAATGGAGACAATGCGTTACTTATTAAAAATTCATATGCTACCGGTACGGTAACTGCTCCTGATAGTGCTGGTGCTGTTATAGGTTTATGGGGAATGATTAATGCCGAAAACTTATATTTCGATACCGAAACTTCAGGAATGACCGAAGGTGTAGGTGTTGTTCAAGGGCCTCCGGTTACTCCAGATATTACAGCTTTAACAACTGCCGAAATGAAATCTACCGAAACTGTAGATTTACTAAACGCAGGTTCAACCGAGGCACCTTGGTCTATAGATTCAAGCGTTAATGATGGTTACCCGGTTTTAAATTTTGTACTAGGAGTAGAAAACAACTCTTTTGATGCTACTGCGGTAAAAGTTTATCCAACTATTTTTGACACTACTTTTTCGGTTGCTTCTACTTTGGGATTGCAATCTTATAGTATATACAGCTACACCGGCGCACTAATTTCTAAAGGAATTTTAAGCAATACAGTTTCAACAGTAAATGCAGCTAACCTTTCGGCTGGAGCTTATATTTTGAAAATTAATACTGCCGAAGGAACGATTACAAAGAAGATTATTAAGAAATAA
- a CDS encoding T9SS type A sorting domain-containing protein encodes MKKFTILLVTLILAFQSFGQDPDPELFKTWQLYSIIPDFGHPAIISEIDPPIRPYLTVNYNLSFEGFGACNSFSGNFILMGNSEELRPINYTQTTETCEHQIWNDFEFYYFDFFSTEDDYWYNIFIDSSDGLQHMHYTNNPFGLVLDFIAGEPLSIQGYNSEKFKLYPNPATDRLFIKSEDAQIIKTIVYSISGKRILEGEPIEGALDITSLAKGMYFLELTTSEGHRSVVKFIKK; translated from the coding sequence ATGAAGAAATTTACAATATTATTAGTTACACTTATATTGGCATTTCAAAGCTTTGGTCAAGATCCCGATCCTGAACTTTTTAAAACGTGGCAGCTTTATAGTATTATTCCAGATTTTGGCCATCCGGCAATTATTTCAGAAATAGACCCTCCCATTAGACCGTATTTAACGGTAAATTACAATCTTTCGTTCGAAGGTTTTGGAGCTTGTAATTCCTTTTCGGGAAACTTCATTCTTATGGGCAATTCTGAGGAATTGAGACCCATTAATTACACGCAGACCACGGAAACCTGTGAACACCAGATATGGAACGACTTTGAATTTTATTACTTCGATTTTTTTTCAACTGAAGATGATTACTGGTACAATATTTTTATTGACTCATCAGATGGCTTACAGCATATGCATTATACAAATAATCCTTTTGGTTTAGTGCTGGACTTTATTGCTGGAGAACCACTATCCATTCAAGGCTATAATTCCGAAAAATTCAAACTCTATCCAAACCCAGCTACCGATCGGCTGTTTATAAAATCCGAAGACGCTCAAATTATAAAAACAATAGTTTATTCCATATCAGGGAAAAGAATTTTAGAAGGCGAACCAATTGAAGGCGCTCTAGATATTACTTCACTAGCAAAAGGAATGTATTTTCTTGAATTAACAACTTCCGAAGGTCATAGAAGCGTAGTAAAGTTTATAAAAAAATAA
- a CDS encoding type II toxin-antitoxin system HicA family toxin has protein sequence MKSSSLITMIEKDGWYIVRTKGSHHHFKHPVKKGLVTIPHPKKDVPPGTVNSILKQAGLKD, from the coding sequence ATGAAATCCAGCTCATTGATAACGATGATTGAAAAAGATGGTTGGTATATCGTTAGGACAAAAGGTAGCCATCATCATTTCAAACATCCAGTGAAAAAAGGATTGGTTACTATTCCACATCCAAAAAAGGATGTACCTCCAGGAACAGTAAATTCAATATTAAAACAGGCGGGGCTTAAAGACTAA
- a CDS encoding type II toxin-antitoxin system HicB family antitoxin yields the protein MVKVKIYVEKAQDGTYWGTTENLEGIVSVYGNSLSELKMDLQKVFDEHLEVARELEEDWVAKYENGVEFEYKMDLEGFFNLIPEVKIGSIAEKAKINSSLLRQYKTGKANASEDQTKKIEKAIHELGQELLSVSF from the coding sequence ATGGTAAAAGTGAAAATTTATGTCGAAAAGGCGCAGGATGGGACCTATTGGGGTACAACAGAAAATTTGGAAGGCATAGTTTCCGTTTATGGGAATTCACTTTCTGAATTAAAAATGGATCTGCAAAAAGTTTTTGATGAACATTTGGAAGTTGCGCGAGAATTAGAAGAAGACTGGGTTGCCAAGTATGAAAACGGAGTAGAATTTGAGTATAAAATGGATTTGGAGGGTTTTTTCAATCTTATACCAGAGGTAAAGATTGGCTCAATTGCCGAAAAAGCAAAAATCAATTCTTCGTTGCTTCGTCAATACAAAACGGGAAAAGCTAACGCCTCTGAAGACCAAACTAAAAAAATAGAAAAAGCAATACACGAACTTGGGCAGGAATTGCTTTCGGTTTCATTTTAA
- a CDS encoding ribose-phosphate pyrophosphokinase, producing MPSLAPDPKIFACKQSEALAKDIADAFGIPLGKVITSHYSDGEFQPSFEESVRGSRVFLIGSTFPNSDHLMELLLMIDAAKRASARHITAVLPYFGWARQDRKDKPRVPIAAKLVAKMLETAGATRIITMDLHADQIQGFFEKPVDHLFASTIFLPYLRSLNLENLTIASPDMGGSKRAYAYSKFLESDVVICYKQREKANVISHMELIGDVKGKNVVLVDDMVDTAGTLTTAADLMIERGALSVRAVCTHPLLSGNAYERIEKSQMLELIVSDSIPTKPSKKIRVISCANLFADVMLSVNANKSISGKFLM from the coding sequence ATGCCATCTCTCGCACCAGACCCAAAGATTTTTGCCTGTAAACAAAGTGAAGCCTTAGCAAAAGATATTGCTGATGCCTTCGGAATTCCCTTGGGAAAAGTAATAACTTCCCATTATAGCGATGGCGAGTTTCAACCTTCTTTTGAAGAATCTGTCCGGGGAAGCCGCGTTTTTCTCATTGGCTCAACTTTTCCAAATAGCGACCATTTAATGGAGCTACTGTTAATGATTGATGCCGCGAAAAGGGCTTCCGCCCGCCATATTACAGCTGTATTGCCATATTTTGGATGGGCTAGACAGGACAGAAAAGATAAGCCTCGGGTACCTATTGCTGCAAAATTGGTGGCAAAAATGCTGGAAACGGCAGGCGCAACACGTATAATTACAATGGATTTGCACGCAGATCAAATTCAAGGGTTTTTTGAAAAACCTGTGGATCATCTTTTTGCTTCCACGATCTTTTTGCCGTATTTACGCAGTCTAAATCTTGAGAATCTTACCATCGCTTCGCCAGATATGGGCGGTTCAAAACGCGCGTATGCTTATTCAAAATTTTTGGAAAGCGATGTTGTTATTTGCTATAAGCAGCGAGAAAAAGCGAACGTTATTTCGCATATGGAACTAATTGGCGACGTAAAAGGAAAAAACGTCGTGTTGGTAGATGATATGGTTGATACCGCCGGAACCCTTACTACGGCAGCAGATTTAATGATAGAGCGTGGCGCCTTAAGTGTTCGTGCAGTTTGTACACATCCACTACTTTCCGGAAATGCTTATGAGCGCATAGAAAAATCGCAAATGTTAGAACTTATTGTTTCAGATTCAATTCCTACAAAACCCAGTAAAAAAATTCGGGTAATTAGCTGCGCAAACTTGTTTGCCGATGTTATGCTGAGCGTTAACGCCAATAAGTCTATTAGCGGGAAGTTTTTAATGTAG